A window of Halopelagius inordinatus genomic DNA:
TCGCTGACCTCGTCCGTGCTCGTCGCGACTTCCTGCCCGAGTTTCGCGACGTCTTCGCCGAACTGCGAGACCCTGCGCACCGTCTCGGACAGTTCGTCCATCATGCCGTTGAACGCCTCCGCGATGGTCGCCATCTCCCGGGAGCGACTCTCTTCGTCCATCCGCGCGGTCAGGTCGCCGTCGGCGGTACGCTCCATCACCGCGCGGTACGATTCCGCGTCCGCCCGTTGGTCCCGCAGGTCGTCGCGCATCTGTGCGACCCCCGCGAACACGTCGCCGAACTCGTCTTCGCGGTCCGACGCCACGTCCGCGTCGAGTTCTCCCGCGCGCAGTCGGTCGACCGTCGAGTCGAGTCGCTTCAGCGGTAGCGCCGTATTCCGACGGAGGACGGCCCCGACGCCGGCCAGAGAGACGACGGCGAGTCCCACGATGAGAAAGACGTGCGTGCCGACGGTGTGTTGGAGGCCGTACGCCGCCCGCGTCGGCGCGTACACGAGGACGACCGACCCCTCGCCCGACGGCGCGTACGCCAAGAGGTGTTTCTCGCCCATCGACTCGTCTCCGGACCGTTCGACCACGCCGCTCTGTCCGCTCTCGGCGCGGTCGAAGAGTTCGCCCTCGGAGACGGCGGCGGCCGAGTCCGAACCGCTTCCGTCGAACATCAGGTCGCCGTCCGTCGAGACGACGCGGACGAACGAGCCTTCGACGGAGGTGTCGAGTCTGTTCTCTAACGCCGATACGTCGGCGGTGACTACGACGGCGCGGGCTGGTTGCGTCTGGATGCGGGAGGCGAACGCGATGACGCGGTCGCCCGACCGAGCGGTGTACGGCGCCGACCGAACGACGTTGTCTGCGAACGACGACCCCGTAGCGGAGACGAGGTCCGAGCCCTCCCACGGCTTCGTTCCGACGGCCGACTCGGCGGAGCTGGCGACGACCACCCCGGAGTTCGTGTCCACGTAGTGGATGCCCCGATAGCCGAGCGGAAGCTTCCCGATTTCGCGGCTCAGCCGTTCGCTGACGAGCGACTCGTGTTGGTCGTAGATGCCGTACGCAGAGAGCATCCGGGTCGTCTCGCGTCTCTGTCCCATCCACTCTCCGAGTTGCGTCGCCTGCAGTTCGGCGGTCTGTTCGAGTTCTTCTTGCTCGTTCGTTTGGACTTCCTGGGCGACGGCTTGGTACTCGATAGCCGCAAAGCCGGCGAACAAGACGACGACGACGAGAAATATCGCAGCCAACTTCCGAGCGTAGCTCTGCCGGACCCGTTCGGGCGCGAGAGACCCGACTCGGTCGGCGACCTCTCCGAGTCGGCGGCCGACGCCGCCGACTGCCACACGCAGATTGTTCATGAGAGAGGTGTCTCGTTAGTCGGGGTATAAATCCGCTGACGGGGATATCAGATTCGATAATTCGCGGCGGCGGCGGCCGATTTCGCGTTCTCAGAGGACGCTTTCGCCGGCGTTCGCGCTTCGGATTCGGAGCTCGAACGTACGGACGGAGAACCGAAGCGAGCGTCCGTGGTCACCGCCGACGTCCTCTGCGACGAGCGGTATGTCGAGCGTGTCGAGCACTTCGCGCACCGCGAGGACGTTCCTGTCGCCGATACTCCCGTCGGCGGAGGTGAACTCGAACATCGTCGCGCCGCCCGCGAGTTTCGCTCGGAGGTTGTCCGAGTCGGCACCCGCCCGTTTCATCTCTTCGACGAGTTCCGGGACGACGGTGTCGACGTACTTCGCCTCGTCGTCGTCGCCGTCCGCGTACGGTAACATCGCGTGTGCGAGTCCGCCGACGGACCGCTCGGAGTCGAACACCGCGATGCCGACGCAGGAGCCGAGTCCACTCGTCACGAGCGTCGTCTCGTCGGCTCCGACGGCGAAGTCCGCGATGCCGACTTTGATTCGCTCCTGCGGTTGGTGCGTGGGTTCCCGCTCGCTCGTGTAGACTTTCATGGTGGTCTGTCGAACGTCACGGCTCGATTTCCCGACGGTGAGCCGGTGGTCCGCCCCTGTCGCGCATTACGCTTCGGCCGCGAGGCGATTGAGCGCCTCGCGGAGTTCCGCTTCGTTCGGGAGCGCGTAGATGTCGCAGGTGAACTCGTCGTCGTCGGTGACGATGGTCGAGTCGATGAGGAACGCGTGTTCCTGCGACTGCGCCAACTCGGTCGCGAGCGGATCGATTATCGCCGACCCGAGGTCTTCGACGTACGTCGGCGGCGATATCTCGATGGTCGTCTCGAGCGCGTTCGCCCACCCGTCGATGAACCCCGACGTGGTGATGTTGCCTATCTCTTGAATCGCGCTCTGTCGCATCGCCGCGTCCGCCTCCATCCCCGGCATGAGTACATCGGCGAGGTTGTCCGCCGACGCTTCGTCGAACAGAATCGCGATGTAGCCCGAGGGGAGCCCTTCGAACTCCAAGACGACGCCGAGACGCGTGGCTTCGGTGAGTTCCATCGGGACGGCTTCGATGGGGACGAAACTGAGGCGACTGACTTCGACCTCCGTCTCGGTTCCGGTCATCGCCGTCAGGTCCTCGGACGCCTGCTCTGCGCCGTCGGTTATCATCTCCGAAAAGGAGGTGAACGACTCGACGGGAACCGTCTCCCCGTCGGAGCCCGCGACCGTGGATATCGTCTCGATGGAATCGTGGGTCGGAAGCATGTAGATGTAGAAGTTGACCTCCTCGTCGGTCGTCTTCAACTGGTTCCGGAAGGCGAGCACGTGGTCCTCGCCGGTGTCCATCTCGAACCCCGAGTCGCCGGTGATGTCGTCGAGCGCGCCCCGGTGCTCCACGTCGACGAACGTCGGGGTGGTGATCTCTATCGACGTGTCGAGGAAGTCCGCCCAGCCGTCGATGAAGCCGCCGAGCATG
This region includes:
- a CDS encoding chemotaxis protein CheD, yielding MKVYTSEREPTHQPQERIKVGIADFAVGADETTLVTSGLGSCVGIAVFDSERSVGGLAHAMLPYADGDDDEAKYVDTVVPELVEEMKRAGADSDNLRAKLAGGATMFEFTSADGSIGDRNVLAVREVLDTLDIPLVAEDVGGDHGRSLRFSVRTFELRIRSANAGESVL
- a CDS encoding methyl-accepting chemotaxis protein, giving the protein MNNLRVAVGGVGRRLGEVADRVGSLAPERVRQSYARKLAAIFLVVVVLFAGFAAIEYQAVAQEVQTNEQEELEQTAELQATQLGEWMGQRRETTRMLSAYGIYDQHESLVSERLSREIGKLPLGYRGIHYVDTNSGVVVASSAESAVGTKPWEGSDLVSATGSSFADNVVRSAPYTARSGDRVIAFASRIQTQPARAVVVTADVSALENRLDTSVEGSFVRVVSTDGDLMFDGSGSDSAAAVSEGELFDRAESGQSGVVERSGDESMGEKHLLAYAPSGEGSVVLVYAPTRAAYGLQHTVGTHVFLIVGLAVVSLAGVGAVLRRNTALPLKRLDSTVDRLRAGELDADVASDREDEFGDVFAGVAQMRDDLRDQRADAESYRAVMERTADGDLTARMDEESRSREMATIAEAFNGMMDELSETVRRVSQFGEDVAKLGQEVATSTDEVSERSREVSESIEQISAGAAEQSSGIEQVSEEMDDLSASIQQIASAADELATLSEETAERAHGGADAAADALDGMDDIRTETERTVEEIEELDGRLGEIEAIVEVISDIAEQTNILALNAEIEAARAGEAGEGFAVVSHEVKSLAEETQESAAEISTLVEDIEDQRRRVVDRVERMREGVQTGAEDVEGALDSLDDIVVRVEETNDSVLEITDATGGQASSSQEVLSMADDIASIAAEMTAEAGAVSEAAEAQTETVDDVNERMQSLSADTDRLVTMLDRFEVEDEKTGERDATTDSDADRANAEAEPEPASDGPAPDDIDSEGGRETPRPTADGGRPTGDD
- a CDS encoding chemotaxis protein CheC — protein: MNLDVQSLRTFSRLAHSGAERAAGSLTQLTGVETTVDVTKVEVSTRGDVEREFVEQDLVSVHIGFNGGIDGRTVLAFDRDKAVELVDVLVPGAADQPGGEMATSGLKELGNIMLGGFIDGWADFLDTSIEITTPTFVDVEHRGALDDITGDSGFEMDTGEDHVLAFRNQLKTTDEEVNFYIYMLPTHDSIETISTVAGSDGETVPVESFTSFSEMITDGAEQASEDLTAMTGTETEVEVSRLSFVPIEAVPMELTEATRLGVVLEFEGLPSGYIAILFDEASADNLADVLMPGMEADAAMRQSAIQEIGNITTSGFIDGWANALETTIEISPPTYVEDLGSAIIDPLATELAQSQEHAFLIDSTIVTDDDEFTCDIYALPNEAELREALNRLAAEA